TCGCGTGGTTTCGCGCGCACTTCGAGCGCGAGGCGTACGCCGAGACGATCCGGGCGGCCGCCGAAGTCTACGGGGTCGCGGCGGTGCGCGACCCCGGCTTTCGCCGCCAAATTCTCGCGCAGTTCACCGGGCCATCGTACGGTTGGATGTGGCCGTTTCGACGCGGGTTGGACCGCTGGTACGATTCCGTGCTCGCCGGAGTGTCAGAGCGTGAGTGACGTCATCATCGGCATCGATCTCGGGACGACCAACTCGGTCGTCGCCGCCGTCGTCGACGGGCAGCCGCAAGTGTTGGCCGACGACAAGGGGATCAAGATCCAGCCGTCGGTGGTCTCGTTTCACCCCAACGGGTCCGTCGTCGTCGGCGCCGCGGCCAAGCAGCGCCGCATCATCGACCCGAAGAACACCATTTATTCGGCGAAACGTCTGATCGGTCGGACTTTCCGGTCGACGGAGGTCCAGGCGGCAGCCGCGCGCATGCCCTACCCGATCAAGGAAGGCGTCAACGAGCAGCCGGTCGTGGCCACGCGCGCGGGCGAGTTCGCGATTCCGGAGATCTCGGCGATCATCCTCGACCACATGCGGTCGATCGCGCGGACGACGCTCGGGACCGAGGTCGACCAGGCGGTGATCACGGTGCCGGCCAACTTTACGGACGCGCAACGGTCGGCGACGGCGACGGCGGGGGCGATTGCGGGCATTACGGTCGTGCGCGTGCTCAACGAGCCGACTGCGGCGGCGCTCGCCTACGGCCGCGGGCGGACCGGCCACCAGACTGTCGCGGTCTACGACTTTGGCGGCGGCACGTTCGACGTGTCGATCTTGCGGCTCGACGGCGACGTCTACCAGGTGCTGTCGACCGCGGGCGATACGTTCCTCGGCGGCGACGATATCGACGAGCGCCTGGTCGACGCGATGGTCCAACAGTTCCTTCGCGACACGCGCGTCGATTTGCGCGGCGACGAGCTGGCGATGCAGCGGCTGCGCGCCGTCGCCGAACAGACCAAAATCGAGCTGTCTCGCCGGTCGCGGGCGGTCGTCAAGGTGGACGAGATCGCGTACGGCCCCGGAGGCGCACCGCTGGACTTGACCGTCGAGATCTCGCGCGACGAATTCCTGGCGCAGATCGCCGATCTGGTCGACCGGACGTTCCCGGTGTGCGGCGAGGCGATGAACGCCGCCGGCGTGTCGGCGGTCGACGAGGTTCTGCTGGTCGGCGGCACGACCAAGATGCCGTACGTGCGCGAGCGCGTCGCCGCGTTCTTCGGCCGGCCGCCGCGCACGGACGTCAACCCGGACGAGGCGGTCGCAATCGGGGCCGCGATTCAGGCCGACGCGCTCGCACGGGTGCTCAGCCGCGGCGCCAGGCCCACCGCGCGCGCCGCGTCGGTCGCGCCGCCGCCGCCGCCGATGGCGGCACGGCCCGCCGGCGCGTCGGTCGCGCCGCCGCCGCCGCCGGCGGACGCGATCGCGCGCAAGATCGCGCCGCCGCCGCGCGCGACTCGGCCGCGGGTCGCACCGCCGCCGGCCCGTTCGCCGGAAGACGAGCCCGACACGATCGTCGCGGACGACGAGGAGACGACAGGCATTCGCCGGCCACCGCCGGCCGGTACGCCGCTGGCGCGGATCGCGCCGCGTCCGGCGACCGCGCCGCCGCGCGCGACTCGCGTCGCCCAGGCCGTTCCGCCGCCCGTCCCCGCCGCCCGGCGCGCCGACACGGGCGAGGCCACGGCGGTCGATACCCAGGTGGCGACGCATCCGGGCGCGGCGCCGGCGCCGGCGGGCGACGACACCCAGGTAGCCACCGAGCCGGGGCCGCGCGCCGGCTCGGCGGGCGGCCTGTCGTGGGACGAGCTGGACCACACCGGCATCGGCGCTCCCGCCGGCGCGGCTCCGCTCGAACTGGCGGACGTCGGCGCGCCCCTCGGCGGCGCGCCGGAGTCGGCCGCCGCTGCCCCGCGCGCGCCGGTCGTCCTCGACGTCGTGCCGCGGGGCATCGGCGTCGGCACGATCGCCGGCTACTGCGACCTGCTGATCGAGCGCCACACGCAGGTGCCGTGCGACGTGACGCGTCGGTTCGCGACGTCGGTCGACGGTCAGACGACGGTCGAGCTGCGCGTGTGCGTGGGAGATTCTCGGCGCATCGACGAAAACGTCGTGCTCGGGACGCTCGTGCTCGACGGGATTCCGCCGAAGCCGCGCGGACAGGCGAAGATCTCGGTGACGTTCCACGTCGACGAAAGCGCGATGCTCAGCGTGTCGGCTCGCGACGAGGACACCGGCGCGGAGCAGCGCGCCACGCTGCGCATCCTCGGCGCACAGACCGACGAGGAGGTCACGGCCGCCCGCGAGCGCTTCCGCGAACTCACGGGCGTCGCCGACTCGTGACCGCGGGCGCGGCCGAAGCGCGTTCGGCGCCCTGGCGGCAAGCCGGCCGCCCGGGAAACGGGCTGGCGCGGAGCGCGCATTTCGAGCTAGAACAGCCGGATGAGCGCACGGACGGCCCATGTCGAGCGCACGACACGCGAGACGGCGGTCTCCGTGTCGCTGTCCCTCGATGGGGGAGCCGTGCGGGACATCCACACGCCGTTGCCGTTTTTCAACCACATGCTCGATGCGTTTGCTCGGCACGGTTTGTTCGACTTGCGCGTGCACGCCCGCGGCGACATCGAGATCGACGGGCACCACACGGTCGAGGACGTCGGCCTCGCGCTTGGTGATGCCTTCCGCCAGGCGCTGGGCGATCGCGCGGGCATTGCGCGCTACGGCGACGCCACCGTGCCGATGGACGAGACGCTTGCGTCGTGTGCGGTGGACTTTTGCGGCCGCCCGGCGTTCGTGTGGCACGTCGGCGCGATCGCGGGCAAGTGGGTCGGCGGCTTCGACTGCGACCTGGCGAAGGAGTTCTTTGCGGCGTTCGCTGCCCGTGCCCAGTGCAACTTGCACGTCAACCTGCATTACGGCGAGAACGCGCACCACATCCTCGAGGCGTGTTTCAAGGCGTTCGCCCGCGCGTGCGATCGCGCCACCCAAATCGACGAGCGGCTCGGCGGCGACGTGCCGTCGACGAAGGGCACGCTCACGGCGTAGGCGGTGATCGCGGTCGTCGACAGCGGCTACGGCAACCTGCGGTCGGTCGCGAAGGCGCTCGCGCGGGTCGGCGCCGACGTGGTCGTCACGGGCGACCCGGACGTCGTACGGCGCGCAGACCGCGTCGTGATGCCCGGCCAGGGGGCGTTTGGCGATTGCGTCGCTGCGCTCGCCGGTGGGCTCGGCGACGCGCTGCGCGAGGCGATCGCGGCCGGCCGGCCGTATCTCGGCATCTGCCTCGGCCTCCAGGTGCTGTTCGGCGCCAGCGAGGAGAGTCCGGGGGCGGCAGGTCTCGGACTGCTGGCCGGTCGCGTCGTCCGGTTCCGCCGGGACCGACCGGCGATGAAGGTTCCGCACATGGGCTGGAACCGCGTGTTCGGCCGGGGGGATCGCCTCGTCGACGGCGTCGGCGACGCGCCGTATTTCTACTTCGTGCACTCGTACTACGCCGTGCCGGAGGATCCGGACGTCGTCGCTCTCGAGTGCGACTACGGCGTCCGATTTTGCGCCGCCGTGCGCCGGGACAACGTGTTCGCGTGCCAGTTCCACCCGGAAAAGAGCCAGCGCGCGGGACTGCGGCTGCTGGCCAACTTCGTGGAGGCACCGTGAAGGTCATTCCGGCGATCGACTTGCTCGGCGGGCGCGCCGTGCGGCTGCGCGCCGGACGGCGCGACGACGTCACCGTGTTTTCGGACGAGCCGTGGCGGGTGGCGCGCGCGTTTGCTCAGGCCGGCGCCGAACGCATTCACGTGGTCGACTTGGACGGCGCGTTCGACGGCGCGCCGCGCCACCGCGCCGCGATCGAGCGCATCCTGGCCGAGGCGACCGTGCCGGTGCAGGTCGGCGGCGGGTTGCGCACGCGGGCTGCGATCGACGCGGCGCTCGCGGCCGGCGCGGCGTACGCGGTCGTGGGCACCGCGGCGCTCACGGATCCAGACATGCTGCGGGAGGCCTGCGCCGCGCACCCGGGGCGCATCGTGGTCGCCGTCGATGCGCGTGACGGCCGCGTGGCGATCGAAGGTTGGGTCGAGACGTCCGACACGACGGCCGTCGACCTCGGCCGGCGAGCGGCCGCCTGGGGCGCCGCGGCGCTGCTGTATACCGACGTCGCGCGCGACGGACTGCACCGCGGGCCGAACGTCGACGCGACGGCCGAGCTGGCCGCGGCGGTCGACATTCCGGTCATCGCGTCCGGCGGCGTGTCGTCCGTCGACGATCTGCGCGCGCTCGCGGCGCGCGGCATCCCATACGCGGTCGTCGGGCGGGCGCTGTACGAGGGCCGGTTCACGCTCGAGGAGGCGATCGCGGCGGCATGTTGACCAAACGGATCATTCCGTGCCTCGACGTCAAGGATGGCCGTGTCGTCAAGGGGACGAACTTCGTGAACCTGCGCGACGCCGGCGACCCGGTCGAGCAGGCGGCCGCTTACGATGCGCAGGGAGCCGACGAACTGTGCTTCCTCGACATCTCCGCCTCCCCGGAGGGCAAAGCTACGATCGTCGACATCGTCGCGCGCACCGCCGAGGTCGTGTTCGTGCCGCTCACCGTCGGCGGCGGTGTGCGGACGGTCGACGATGTGCGCGCGTTGCTCGAGGCTGGCGCCGACAAGGTGTCGATGAACACAGCCGCGCTGCGCGACCCGGACCTGATTGCGCAGGCGGCGCGGCGGTTCGGCTCGCAGGCGATCGTCGTGGCGATCGATGCCAAGCGGAAGCCCGACGGGAGCTACGAGGTCTACAGCCACGGCGGCCGCACGCCGGAGGGCGTCGACGCGATCGAATGGGCGCGCCGTGCGGTCGCCCTCGGCGCCGGGGAGATCCTGCTCACCAGCATGGACCGCGACGGCACCGGGCGCGGATACGATCTGGAACTCACGCGGCGCGTTGCGGACGCCGTGCCCGTGCCGGTGATCGCCTCCGGCGGGGTCGGCTCGCTCGACGATCTGGTCGCCGGCCTCACCGACGGCGGCGCGGACGCCGTGCTCGCCGCTTCGATCTTTCACTACGGCCGGCATACGATCGCCGAGGCCAAAGACGTACTGCGCCGCCACGGCGTCCCGGTCCGTCCCGTTGCGACGCCGGCCGGCGGGCGGGAGGAGCGATGATCGCGTACGACGACCGAGGGTTGGTACCCGCGGTGGCGCAAGACGCCGCCACCGGGCACGTGTTGATGGTCGCGTGGATGAACGCCGAGGCGTTCGCGCGCACGCTGCAGACCGGGGAGCTTCACTTCTATTCGCGGTCGCGCGCCACCCTGTGGCGCAAGGGCGAGACGTCTGGCAACACGCTGCGCGTCCGCGAGCTGCGGGTCGATTGTGACGGCGATACGGTGTTGGCGCTGGTCGAACCGGCCGGCCCCGCGTGCCACACCGGCGCGCGGTCGTGCTTCTTTCGACCGGTCGACCTGGCCGGCGGCGGCGCGGCCAGCGAAGCGGCGGCGCGCGCGCCGGGCGATCGCGGCCCGACCGGTGACGGCGGGCCGCCCGGCTCTGTGCTCGATCGGCTGGCGCGCGTGCTCGCAGATCGGCGCGATCGCGGCTCGGCCGACACGAGCTACAGCAAGCGACTGATGGACGCGGGACCGGGCGCGATCGCGGCGAAGATCGTCGAGGAGGCGGGCGAGTTGGTCGACGAGCTGGCCGCGGGCGACGAGGAGCGGTTGGTGTCGGAAACCGCCGACCTGTGGTTTCACTGCCTCGTCGGGCTCGCGGCGCGCT
This genomic interval from Deltaproteobacteria bacterium contains the following:
- the hisF gene encoding imidazole glycerol phosphate synthase subunit HisF, with translation MLTKRIIPCLDVKDGRVVKGTNFVNLRDAGDPVEQAAAYDAQGADELCFLDISASPEGKATIVDIVARTAEVVFVPLTVGGGVRTVDDVRALLEAGADKVSMNTAALRDPDLIAQAARRFGSQAIVVAIDAKRKPDGSYEVYSHGGRTPEGVDAIEWARRAVALGAGEILLTSMDRDGTGRGYDLELTRRVADAVPVPVIASGGVGSLDDLVAGLTDGGADAVLAASIFHYGRHTIAEAKDVLRRHGVPVRPVATPAGGREER
- the hisA gene encoding 1-(5-phosphoribosyl)-5-[(5-phosphoribosylamino)methylideneamino]imidazole-4-carboxamide isomerase — translated: MKVIPAIDLLGGRAVRLRAGRRDDVTVFSDEPWRVARAFAQAGAERIHVVDLDGAFDGAPRHRAAIERILAEATVPVQVGGGLRTRAAIDAALAAGAAYAVVGTAALTDPDMLREACAAHPGRIVVAVDARDGRVAIEGWVETSDTTAVDLGRRAAAWGAAALLYTDVARDGLHRGPNVDATAELAAAVDIPVIASGGVSSVDDLRALAARGIPYAVVGRALYEGRFTLEEAIAAAC
- the hisB gene encoding imidazoleglycerol-phosphate dehydratase HisB; the protein is MSARTAHVERTTRETAVSVSLSLDGGAVRDIHTPLPFFNHMLDAFARHGLFDLRVHARGDIEIDGHHTVEDVGLALGDAFRQALGDRAGIARYGDATVPMDETLASCAVDFCGRPAFVWHVGAIAGKWVGGFDCDLAKEFFAAFAARAQCNLHVNLHYGENAHHILEACFKAFARACDRATQIDERLGGDVPSTKGTLTA
- the hisH gene encoding imidazole glycerol phosphate synthase subunit HisH; its protein translation is MIAVVDSGYGNLRSVAKALARVGADVVVTGDPDVVRRADRVVMPGQGAFGDCVAALAGGLGDALREAIAAGRPYLGICLGLQVLFGASEESPGAAGLGLLAGRVVRFRRDRPAMKVPHMGWNRVFGRGDRLVDGVGDAPYFYFVHSYYAVPEDPDVVALECDYGVRFCAAVRRDNVFACQFHPEKSQRAGLRLLANFVEAP
- a CDS encoding bifunctional phosphoribosyl-AMP cyclohydrolase/phosphoribosyl-ATP diphosphatase HisIE, which gives rise to MIAYDDRGLVPAVAQDAATGHVLMVAWMNAEAFARTLQTGELHFYSRSRATLWRKGETSGNTLRVRELRVDCDGDTVLALVEPAGPACHTGARSCFFRPVDLAGGGAASEAAARAPGDRGPTGDGGPPGSVLDRLARVLADRRDRGSADTSYSKRLMDAGPGAIAAKIVEEAGELVDELAAGDEERLVSETADLWFHCLVGLAARSVDPERVLRELDRRFGTSGIAEKAARSR